The genomic stretch GCCGGGCCTAAAGGGGCTTACCGTTTTCATGCATTGGCTGCATCAGATAAAGTGAAAGATATTCATGTAACGGGTAAAGAAGATGAGCCAGGTACTGTTTATGTGACTGTGCAAAGTTATGAAGGTGATGGTACGCCAGATGAAGCGACTTTAGAAAAAGTGACTAAAGTATTAAATGATGAAGATATCCGGCCGTTAACCGATAAAGTAGTTGTTCAAGCAGTAGAGCCTATTCATTATAAAATTGAAGCTGACATTACCTTTTATTCTGGGCCAGATAGACAAGTAGTTTTACAAGAATCAGAAAAAAGAATAAAAGCGTTTGTTAAGGAGCATCATTATTTAGGGCATGATATTACTGAATCAGGGATTTTAGCTGCTTTACATGTTCCTGGAGTACAGAAAGTAAATTTAAAGACACCTGTTAATGGTATAAAAGTAGAGCCTAACCGAGTCGCTTATTGCAATCCTGGTGATCCAGAAAACCCAGAAGTTCCTTCAGATATTACAATAAATGTCGTAGGAGTAGACCTATAATTTTTAAACAAATAAGTAGCTAACTAATGAATGAATCACTACTACCAGTTAATAGCTCTGATTTAGAAAAAAATATTGAGCTATTAATTAAACGAGCTGCAGAAGTTAATGTAGATTTCAGCAAATTATGGAACCTAGAAAAATGCCCTACAGAATATTTGCCTTGGCTAGCCTGGGCATTATCTGTTGATGAGTGGGATAATGGCTGGGATGAACAAACCAAACGTAATGTAATCAGGGAGTCGATTAAAGTTCATCGGCAAAAAGGTA from Spartinivicinus poritis encodes the following:
- a CDS encoding baseplate assembly protein, which produces MTTEINLSQLPSPDIVEQLDYEVILKEMVDDLHKDYSAIVESDPAYKILEIAAYRELLIRLRINDAARSVMVAYARGADLDNLAALIGVERKVIQEADSKTEPPKKLILESDEILRQRIILGPEGFSTAGPKGAYRFHALAASDKVKDIHVTGKEDEPGTVYVTVQSYEGDGTPDEATLEKVTKVLNDEDIRPLTDKVVVQAVEPIHYKIEADITFYSGPDRQVVLQESEKRIKAFVKEHHYLGHDITESGILAALHVPGVQKVNLKTPVNGIKVEPNRVAYCNPGDPENPEVPSDITINVVGVDL